In Nerophis lumbriciformis linkage group LG12, RoL_Nlum_v2.1, whole genome shotgun sequence, a single genomic region encodes these proteins:
- the LOC133622936 gene encoding baculoviral IAP repeat-containing protein 5-like — translation MADFDDTSIKMYFYENRLKTFEEWPFKEDCSCTPENMAEAGFIHTPADNSPDLAMCFFCLKELEGWEPDDNPDKEHKSHSSTCHFIALKKRVEEMTVEELLKIHREKQKNIIRKQCDEAIKKFAEAAKMKRAEIIKTATCK, via the exons ATGGCGGACTTTGACGACAcaagtattaaaatgtatttttatgagAACAGGCTGAAAACTTTTGAGGAATGGCCTTTCAAGGAAGACTGCTCGTGTACACCGGAAAAT aTGGCCGAGGCTGGTTTCATTCACACACCTGCAGACAACAGCCCAGATTTAGCCATGTGTTTCTTTTGCCTTAAAGAGTTGGAGGGCTGGGAGCCAGACGATAACCCAGA CAAAGAGCACAAGTCTCACTCATCTACATGCCACTTCATTGCCTTGAAGAAAAGAGTGGAGGAGATGACTGTGGAAGAGCTTTTAAAGATCCATCGGGAGAAACAAAAGAACATCATTCGT AAACAATGTGACGAGGCCATTAAGAAATTTGCAGAGGCAGCAAAAATGAAAAGAGCAGAAATAATCAAGACAGCCACATGCAAATAA